Below is a genomic region from Mesorhizobium sp..
GGCGGGATCGAGGATCGCCGCCTCGCCCTCGGCGCCATAGACGGTGACCGACAGGATCTCCTTCACCGGATGGCGGCGCAGCCGCACCACCCCGCTATAGGGCCAGAAATCCATTGCCAACCGCCAGGACTGGTCGATCAGCGCCATGCCGGTCTGCGCCTCGATCTCGGCCCTCGCCGCCTTGATCAGCCCGGATATCAACGCGTCCTCGCTGTCATGCGCGATGCGCAGCTGCGCCTTGGCGTCGGCGAGCGTCACCGGCTCGCCCGCGGGATCCACGGTTCGATAGAGTGTCATGATGGCTCCGGATTGGAGAGGAACAAGGAATGCCCCCTCACCGCCTCGCTTCGCTCGGCACCTCTCCCCCATGAATGGGGGCGAGGAGACGCAGCTTCGGCGATTGGCGGCTCCTCTCCCCCGGGCAGGGGGAGAGGTGGCCCGAAGGGCCGGTGAGGGGGTGCTTCGCGACTGCCGACTGCCTCAGCTCACCCCGTATTTCATCAGCTTGATCGCGTTGAAGTCCTGCACCCCGCCGCCGACGCGCTTGGTGGTGTAGAAGAGCACGTAGGGCTTGGCGGAATAGGGGTCACGCAGCACGCGCACGCCGGTGCGGTCGACCACGAGATAGCCGCGGCCGAAATCGCCGAAGGCGATCGACAGCGAATCCGCCGCCGCGTCCGGCATGTCCTCGGCCTCCACCAGCGGGAAGCCCATCAGCATGGCGCGCGCGCCCGGTCCCGCCGGCGGCTGCCACAGATAGTTGCCGTCGGCATCCTTCAGCTTGCGGATCGAGGCTTGCACCTTGCGATTCATGACGAAGCTGGCGTTCTGCCGGTAGCCGGCCCGCAATGAATAGATCAGGTCGATCAGTCTGTCGGACGGGTTCGAGGCCGGCAGCGCGCCGTCGACGCCGGTGGCGATGTAGCCGAGACTGCCCCACGTCCAGGAGCCGTCGTCGACGGTCGTGTAAGCCAGGAAGCCCTTCGGCTTGTTCGTGCCGTCGCCGGTGACGAAGGCGGTGCCTTCCTGCTCGGCGAAGGCGGCCTCGACTTCGCTGGCGATCCACTGGTCGAGATCGACGGCGCTGTCCTCGAGCAGCGAAGCGGTCGCCGCCGGCATGGCGTAGATCTCCATCGCCGGGAACGACAGTTCGCTCAGCGTCGACGCGTTGGTCTGCGGCCTCGCCGCCGTCTCCGCCACCCAGCCGGAGGCCGGGCCGGCGACCGAGAAGGGCTTCTTCAGCACGGCCGTCGACACCTGGCGCACCGAGGCGATGGAGCGGATCGGCGACAGGCTCGCCAGCCGCTTGCCGATCTCGGTCTCCGTCTCCTCCGGCACCAGATAGCCGCCGTCGGGACCGGAGCCGTAGGACATCGCCTTCACGTCCACCGCCTGGAGCGCGCGCTCGTCGCCGCGCCGCACATAGGCCTCGAAGGCCTCCTTGTGCTCGCTGACGATGCGCCCGCCGCCCGCCTCGCGGCCCAGCGCCGGGCGTGCCTTCCTGAGCAGCAGCTGGTCCATCGCCCGCTTCTGCTCGTCCATCGCGCGGCTGATGCGATCCACCTTCTCGGCGGTCACGGCGTCCTCGCCGAAGCGGGTCTCGATCTGCGCGATGCGCTCGTCGTTGGCCTCGCGAAAAGCCTCGAAGGCGCTCATGAATTCGCCGAAGGCATCCGAGATGTCGGCGCCCTTGGTTTCGGGTGCAATTGTGTCGTGGGTCATGCGATCCTGTCCTCTTCGTGCTGGAGTGTCTGCGCAGTCCGGCGGAACCGCTCCGCCAGTCTTGCCTCGTTCATCGCCGCGGCTTCGCCCCGCAGCAGGCGCGCGATGTCCTGGCGCAGGCGCGTCATGCCGGCCGGACCCGTTCCCTTCACCCGGTCGATCCGCGCTTCCGGCAGCATCGGGAAGGTCACGACCGAGATTTCCCACAGATCCGCCTCGAGGATGCGGCGCACGCCGGTGCCGGCATCCTTCCTCGCCCGCACGGTGCGGAAGCCGATCGACAGGCCGTCCAGCGCGCCGGCGCGCATCAGCGCGAGCACTTCGCGCGAACGCGCCACGCCGGGCGTCAGCCGGCCGCGCACGAACAGGCCGCGCGCGTCCTCGCGGATATGGGTCCATCTGCCGATCGGCTGGTTCGGATCGTGCTGGAACAGCATGCGCACGCTCTCCGGCCCGCGCCGCCTCAGGGAGCGGACGAAGGCGCCGGGTTCGACCGCGTCGCGCGAAAGGTCGACCTTGCCGAACAGGCTGGCATAGCCCGAGAATCCTCCGTCGGCTTCGACATCCTCGATCGTCACGCCCGCGAACTTTCGCTCCACGGGCCGGCGCGCCGGCTCCACAGTCATCTCACTCTCCTTCTGATTGTCGTTCCGGCCGCACCGTCTCCGCGCGGCTCTGGCAGCCGATGCGAGGTCAGCCCCTCGGCTTGTTCGCCGGCTTCTTCGCCAGCGTCCGCGAGACGAAACCGACCGCCCACCAGGCGCACAGGCTTGCCGCGGTCGAGCCCATCAGCATGGTCTCGACCGGTCCCAGCCGGTCGGAGATCTCGAGCTCCGCGGCGAGCTTGATGCCGGCGGCGCCGCCGAAGGCGAGACCCGCGACGACGCCCACCGCAAATCGGACCGCCGCCTCGCGCCGGCCTCTCGGCAGGATATAGGCGATCGAGATCGCCGAGCCCGCGACCGCGCCGAGGGCCTTCGCCGCCCAGAGCCAGGCGGCGTGAGACAGGTCTGTCATGTGAAGCTCCCTTCGGGAGGGCAGTAGGCAGTAGGGCTTAGGCAGTAGTCGTGGCTGCCGGAAGGATCTTCTTCCCTACTGCCTACTGCCTACTGCCTACTGCCTACTGCCTACTGCCATACCCCACCGCCTCCCGCTTCTCGTCATCGGTGATGAAGTCGGCCGACTGCAGCCGCCGCCACAGCGCCTCGCGCTCGAGCGACAGGCCCTCGATCCCGTCCGGGTCGTACCAGATGCGCAAGTCCTCACCGAGGCGCTGCGACAGGAAGGCCGACAGCGCAGCTGCGACCCTGCCCAGCATCGGCAGCACGGTGAGCCGGTAGAAGGCGCGGTTCGCCTCCTGGTAGTTGGCATAGGTGTTGTCGCCCGGAATGCCGAGCAGCATCGGCGGCACGCCGAAGGCGAGCGCGATGTCGCGGCTCGCGGCGTTCTTCGCCTCGATGAAATCCATGTCCTTCGGCGTCAGGCCCATCGCCTTCCAGTCGAGCCCGCCTTCGAGCAGCATCGGCCGGCCGGCATGCGTGGCGCCGGAATAGCCCTGTTCGAGTTCGGCCTTGAGCCGGTCGAACTGCTCGTCGCTCAGGTTGCCGCCCTCCTTCGGCGCATAGACCAGCGCGCCCGAAGGCCGCGCCGAATTGTCGAGCAGCGCCTTGTTCCAGCGCCCGGCCGCGTTGTGCGTGTCGAGCGCCATCAGTGCCGCCTCGAGCGGCGCGAAGCCGTAATGGTCGTCGAGCGGATGGAACAGCGACAGATGCAGCGCGGCCGGCTCGTCGCCGAGCGCGATGCGGCGCCTTGCCCTGCCGGTGCGATAGTCGAGCGCCGCCGGCCAGCCGTCGGCATCCTCCACCACGCTCACCCGGTCGGGTCTGAGCAGATGCAGCTCGCGCGCGTCCTCGCCGGCCTCGACCATCTCGACATAGGCATTGCCGGCGATCAGCAGATGACCCGCCAGCGCTTCCATGAACGCAGCGCCCGTCTGGCGCGGGTTCGGCCTCGCCAGGAGCTCCAGCGCCGGATGCCGCTCGAGTTCCTGCCCGCCCTGGTAGAGCACCAGCGGCGCGTTCGCCGCCGCCTCCGCCACCAGCCGCACGCAGCGATGCGCCACCGGGTTCAGCATGTAGCCCTGCCGCGCGAGCCCGGCATAGTCGCGTCTGGTCCACGCCGCCTCGCCCTGCATGTGCAGCGCCACGAAACCGCTCGCCGCCTTCTTCTCGCGCCTCTCTTCAGGGCGCACGCGTCCGCGCCCGGCGAACGGCCAGGTCCAAGCCATCAGGCTGCTCCTTTGGAATGTTGGGATCGGCTACCGCTTCACGGCGGCGAGCGAGGCGACGATGTCGTTGCAGGGCAGGATCAGCCGGCGCTCCATGCCCTTCGTCTCCTGGAAATGGAACTTCTTATAGAACTTCACCGCGTCGTCATCGATTGCGTGGACGACCACGCCGCGGAACGCGACCACCTGCGACGCCGACACGATGCTGAGCAGCGCGTTCTTCAGCAGCGCCGGCCCAAGCCCCCTGCCCTGATGCTCCCTCGTCACCGCCAGCCGGGCCAGCACCGCCACGGGCAGTTCCGAAGGCGCGGGATGCCCCCTCACCGGCCGCGACACGTCGTTGCGGTGGATCATGCCGGCGCACACGGCATGGTAGCCGGCGACCTTGCCGTCCTCGTCGGCGATCACGAAGGTTCGCGTATAGCCCTGCACCTGGTTGTACAGCGCCATGTCGCGCAGCCAGGCATCGAGCGCCGGCTTGCCGGACTCGAACCCTTCGACGATGTGCTTTTCCGTCAGCGGCGTCGGCTTGCGAAAGCCCACGGCTCAGTCGACCCAGTCGACGCGGCTCTCGAACAGCCGCACCAGCCGGTCGCGCGCCACGCCGGGCGCCGCCAGCCTCTCGCTGACCTCAGCGAATACCTCCGCCGACACGCCGATGAAGCGCTGGTCGAGCAGTTCCTCCTGTGCCGAATGGACCGACGCCTCGGTCATGAAGGCGGTGATCGACTTGCCGCAGATTTCCGCCGCGCGCGAAATCAGCTCATGCGCTTCCGGATCGATGCGCAGATTGACGGTCTTGGACTTTTTCAACGCGGACATTGTTTCGCACTCCGCCCCGGATGCGGGCCATGACGGGAGACCTCCCGACGAAATAGGGCTTTAGATAGGCAATGTAAATACACCCATGCATGGACAATGCCTACACACACCGACTGCCTACTGCCTACTGCCTACTGTCTACTGCCCTACTCCCCTACGCCCCTACATCCCCCTCACCCGCGGCTCCGCCCGCTGCCTCAGCATCAGTTCGCTCACCGCCCAGACCAGCGCGTCGACCCGGTCGGGCGAGCGGCCGTTGGCGAGGCCGTCCGGGCCGAAGTCGCACATCTCGTCCTCGAGCGCGGCGAAGCGCTCCGCGTGCCGCACCCGGCTCTGCGCATAGAGCGCCGCCACCGGCTCGGCGCGCAGCCATTTGCCGCGGTTGGCACGCACCGGCCTGACCGGCACGCCGGCATCCACCTGGGCGATCACCGTGCCCACCATGTCGCCGCCCTGATTGGTTTCGGCAACGATGCAGTCGGCGGCAAGGCGGTGATACAGCGCCACCGCTCTGCCCGCCCATTCGAGCGGCGACAGGCCGGCAGCGCTCGCATCCGCCAGCACCACGGCGCGGCCGTCCGCTTCCAGCCCCGCAGCGACGATGCCGCAGGCGTCGGATCGTTTTGTCGCCGAAGCCGGCGGGTCGACCGCCACCACGATGCGCCGCAGTTCTCCCGCCGGCGCCGTCTCCGCCTCGATCCTGGCGCGGTTCCACAGCGCGTCGTCGCGGTCCTCGACCAGTTCGCCGTCGAGCTCCTGCCGGCCGAGCCGCAGGCCGCCGTAACGCTCCTTCACCGCGGCCAGGAACGATGCCGCCAGGTTGTGCGCATTGTCGGCCGTGCGCATCCGCGTCACGTGCACCCGCTCATGCGCCATCAGCTCCTTCAACAGCTTCACCGGCCGCGGCGTGGTGGTGATCAGCTGCAGCGGCTCGCCGAGGCGAAGTCCGAACTGCAGCATGTCCCAGGTCGCCTGCAGGTTCTTCCACTTGGCGAATTCGTCGCACCAGGCGGCGTCGAACTGCGGCCCGCGCAGGCTTTCGGGGTCTTCGGACGAAAACATCTGCGCCACCGCGCCGCTGTCCCACACCAGCCGGCGCCGGGTCGCCTCGAAGCGCGGCCGCGAGCCGCGCGCGATCGTCCGCAGCCCCGACGGCCCGTCGATCATCACCTCGCGCACGTCGGCCAGCGTTTCGCCCACCAGCGCGACGTTCCGGTATTTCGGCCGTCGCGAATAAGGCGGGAAGCCGCGCACCAGCCCGTTGACCCATTCGGCCCCGAGCAGCGTCTTGCCCGCGCCGCGCCCGCCGACGACCAGCCAGGTCTCGGGCGGATCAGGAAGCAGGCTCCGCCAGGTCGGGATCTGCGCCGGGCGGCCCCGCATCAGCCATTCCGCGTCGGCGCGTCGCGCCTCGTCCTCCTCGCCGCTGCTGATCGAGAAACTGCGCTCCTTCGACAGCAAGCTCGACAATGCGTCGGTCGATTCGTCTGAGTACATCGGCGAGTTTGTCATCGCTCTTCTTCTTGTTGTCCTTGGCGCGTTCGGCGGCCAGCGCCTCCCAACGGTCCATCATCTTGCCGAGCGCGGCCAGCCCCTCGACCTGCGCCTTGTCGAGCCGGCCGCCGCGCCGGTCGGCATTTTCCATCAGCCGGCCGACCTGCCGCGCGACGAACCCGCTGGCATTGGCCAAGAGCTCGACCGGGTCCATCCTGTCCCATTCGGGCACGGCGAGCGCCGGCTGCGGCTCACGGGCAAAGCCGCGAGCCACGCCCCCTCCGCCGGGCGGTGAAATGTCTGCCCGCGGTTCGGCCGCTGCCGCCGCGGCCGGGTCCACGCCCGGCGCGAGCGCCGGGAACGCGGCCGCCCCGGACTCCGTGGGCGAAGGACGCTCCGGACGTCCCGGCGCGGTCGAAGGCGATCCTTCCGCTATGGCCTCGATCGCGTTCGTCCCGCCCGCCGCGGGCGGCAGGTCGCAAGACTCCTCCTCCGGCGGCTCGCGCCCCGACAGGGCGGCGGCGATCGTCTGGACCTCGCGATAGAGGCCGCGGATTTCCTGGTTGCGGTGGTCGATCGTCTTCCAGCGTTCGGCGGAAGACCGCGAATAGACGTGGGAATTGTCGACGCCCAGCACGGCCGCCACCCGAACCCTGGTCGGCGGCTGGCCCTCCGAGAGCTCGCGCGCGGCAAGCCACTGCGCCTCGCTGATCCCGCGGCCCATCCGTCCTCCAGCGCTATGATGAAACGAAAAACGCCGGCAGCGTCCGCTCGATGAGAGCTTTGAGGGACACACTTCCGACGATGGCGAAAACCTATCAGACCACCGTCACGGTGTCAAGGGATATTTTCCTATCCCCTCAGCTGAGTTCCCATCGTCCCCGTCATGACAAACTCGCATCGAAGTCTGCAGAAGTATCTTGCACCTCACTCAGACCGGATCCGTTCCACACTTCCGTGCCTCTCAACTGCCGGCTGGCTTCAAGGCACCGAGCCTCAAATTCAATTTGCCGTTTCTCGTCTAGACCCCATGCATAGCTCCTATAGTTGTTCTGATACCTATGAATGGGACATGCCCGACATATCCTCGGTGGATTTGCCGAATTCACGGCCATCCGGAAACTCTGATACTTTTCGCCATTCCATATTTCCTTGAGTGTCCCTTCGCGCAAGCTTCCCATCTTCGAGCCAGGCATGCAGCACGCCATAATGTCTCCATTGCCGAGTATAAACGCGCCTCCCACTACAAATTGGCAAGGCGCATTTCCCGATCGTGCGGCAACTCCACGGAACGGTTCCGGCAGCATGATTGCCACATCCGCAGCACGTGCCTTCTCATGTAGTCTTCTTGCAATGTCGTTATAGTATACAGGCACTAGCGCCAACGACTCCTCTGTCATATCTTCTGTCATAATAATTAGATGGTTTCCTTGAATGAAGGTGGCGCCGATTTCCTTAGCAAGATCAATCGCTTTAAATAAAGTTTCTATATTTCTTTTCATAATGACAAAAGATAGAATGACTTTCAGATTCGGCCTTAACGAATTTCTTTTCCTCATAAACATTCTTACTTTGTTCAAGACTTCTTCGTGGTCTCCGCCTCCTTTTCTAATTGCCTGATAATCGCTCGGATCCATCGTATCTAAGGAGAAATTGATTGTGTGGAGTTTGGATTTCAGGAGTCTGTCCGCCACTTCTTCGGTTAGGTCGTTTCCGTGTGTGGTAAGCCGCAGAGAGCATCCAGCGTCGATAAACCTGTCTATCCACGGATTTCGTCGACGGGAGGCAAATAGGATATCCCCGCTGTAGTCTGAGGATATGGCTTTTATCTCGCCATCCTTCACTAGAGAGCGTATTTCATGCCAATGCTCATCTGAAAGCTCGTTGACGGAGCCGCGACTAAATCGCGATATACAGTGTATACAGTTCAGATTACACTGAGTTACTGGACTGATACAAATACTTCTTGGCACTGAATATTCAGACACCGCTGGCGAATAAATATACGGTTCACGAACGAAATCTATTGCAACTCTTGATATTCTCCGTTTTTCTACAATGAGTATTAAGTATAATTTTCCTTTCGATGTCGGGTCTGTCTTCCATTTCAGATGAATCTTGTTATTGTCAATTACACATGATTGTTCTATGTTGTACTTTGTAACAATTTTGATTGACCGCCATGCTAGTGAAATTACATATGCTTTGGGTTTTCGATCAAAATCAATATCTCTAAAATTTATGCATACGCCTAAAAGAAAATCTCGTTCGGCACGAAACCCGGCAGCCATGCCGCGAACAGTCTGCAGCCCTAAGAGGGTATGTCGGCTAGCCCTCTTCTCAGCAATTCCATGCAGAATATAGTGGACGGAACTATACCTCCACGAGCTCCACCAATTCTTGGCTCGAACATCAGAGTGGATAGTTAGATAATAGGACCTATCAAACAGAAAATATTTCCAGAAAAATTGTCGAACTCGCCATTTGATATTTCCCATCATTGTGGCCATTCCCATATTAACATAAGTAGCACAAGATTGAATAAAAAATATCGCCTGAAACTCCTTGCGGATCAAGCCTAATCACCCAAATACTTTGTTCGTCATGACGCTGCGGGAAGCCGCCCTCGTGAGAATTGGGTGTGCAGACAGCCGAACTTGCCGGCATCGGCAGGCCGGCGATCAAGGCGCTGTTCGAGGACCTGTCGGCACGGGCCGAACCGGCATTGGCAGCGGTCGTCGCCGCGCTGCCGAGCGGGTTCCCGGGGGATTTGGTCGAGTCGGTTGCCAATGCGCTCGCCCACCGCGCGCGTCTTCTCGCGGATGTCGATCCCGAATGACGATTTCCGACGAAGGCGCGCATCGCCCTTTCCGACGGCGCAGATCACTTCCGAGTCAGACAATCGGTACGCCGCTTCCATTTCTTAAGTTGTTCGTCTCGCCTTTCACGGTGCGAGCGGTGCCGCTTCGAGCGTGAAAACGGCGTCCGCATTGCCCGCAGCGTGGCGGTCGCACCCTCCCCGGCTTTCCGATTTGCGATCGGCACGTCTCGCTTTTTAGATTGCGTTCGGCATCTAACGCCTATATAGATTACGAACGAACTCTAAATAGGAGACCGGCGATGCGCGTCAGTCGCACCCAGGCTGCGGAAAACCGCGAGACCGTCATCAACGTGGCCAGCCGCCTTTTCCGCGAGCGCGGCTTTGACGGCATCGGCCTCAAGGACCTGATGAAGGGTGCCGGCCTGACACAGGGCGCCTTCTACAAGCAGTTCGAGTCGAAGGAGGACCTCGCCGCGCAGGCGTCGAGGCGGGCGATGGAAAGCGTGATCCACCGATTGTCGGCCGTTGCCGATGCCAATCCGCAGGACCCGCTCGGCGCGGTTGTCGCGTTCTATCTCAGCATGGGGCACCGTGCGGAGAGGATGGACGGCTGCCCGATCGCGGCGCTTGGCTCGGATGCGGCCAGGCAGGGGCCCGACGTGAAGGCGTCATTCGAAGCCGGGATCCGGGAATATCTCGAGATGGTCGATGGTTGGGTCGGCGCCGCCGATGGCGAAGAGCCCGGCGCGAAGGCCATGGCCATTCTCTCGACGATGGTCGGTGCGCTGCTTCTCTCGCGGGCCGTCAACGATCCCGATCTCGCCCAGGGCTTTCTCAATGCGGCGGCCGGCCAGGTTCGCAAGGCAGTCGCCGCTTGACCGCCATGCGCGGCACCGGCGGCAGGTTGATGGAATAATAGATGCGACGGATAGTGGTCACAGGCATGGGCGCGGTCACGCCGCTTGCCGCCGATGTCGAAGCGTCCTGGTCGCGCCTCCTGTTCGGCCGCTCGGGGATACGCAGGCTTGCCGACGACCTGGTGGCAGACCTGCCGGCGAAGGTCGGCGGCATGGTCCCCTCCTTGGAAGAAGACCCCGAATCCGGCTTCGATCCGAATGCGGTCCTGGCGCCAAAGGACCAGCGCAAGGTGGACCGGTTTATTCTCTTTGCCCTGGCGGCGGCGGACGAGGCGCTCAAGCAGGCAGGCTGGAGGCCGGATACCGAGACGGAGCGCCTGCGCACGGCCACTGTCATTGCTTCCGGCATCGGCGGCTTCCCGGCCATCACCGAGGCGGTGCGCACGGTAGACACGCGGGGCGTGCGCCGCCTGTCGCCGTTCACGGTCCCGTCCTTCCTGGCAAACCTCGCGGCGGGCCACGTCTCGATCCGCCACGGGTTCAAGGGGCCGCTGGGCGCACCGGTGACCGCGTGCGCGGCAGGCATCCAGGCGATCGGTGATGCGGCCCGCCTTATCCGCGCCAATGAGGCCGACATCGCCGTATGCGGCGGCACGGAAGCCTGCATCAACACCGTCAGCCTCGGCGGTTTCGCCGCGGCTCGCACCCTTTCGACCTCCTTCAACCACCGTCCCGACGAGGCCTCGCGACCTTTCGACATGTCGCGGGACGGCTTTGTCATGGGCGAAGGCGCCGGGATCCTGGTGATCGAGGAATTGAGCCATGCGCTTGCGCGCGGTGCAAGGCCGCTCGCCGAGCTCGTCGGCTACGGCACGACCGCGGACGCTCATCATGTCACCTCCGGCCCCGAGGACGGCGACGGAGCGCGACGGGCCATGGAAATCGCGATCGCTCAGGCGGGAATCTCGCCGCGCGAGATCCGACATCTCAACGCGCACGCGACCTCGACGCCGATCGGCGATCTCGGCGAGATGGAAGCGATCAAGAGCGTGTTCGGACGCGATTTCGCGATTGCCGTCAGCGCGACGAAATCGGCGACCGGGCACCTGCTCGGTGCCGCCGGCGGGATCGGCGCCATCTTCGCGATCCTGGCGCTCAGGGACCAGGTGGCGCCGCCGACGCTCAATCTGAACGTACCCGATCCGGCCGGCGACGGGATCGACTTCGTCGCCAACCGGGCTCGACCGATGGAGATGGACTACGCGATCGCCAATGGCTTCGGCTTCGGCGGGGTCAATGCCAGCGCGCTGTTCCGACGCTTTCCCGACGGCCGGACAGTCTGAACCACAATCCCAAACAACGAAGGGTGTTGATCCCATGAGTAAGACAGATCTTGGCGTTGCCCTGGTGACGGGGGCCTCCTCCGGCATCGGGCTCGTGACGGCAAAGGCCTTGCAGGCTGCCGGCTATCGCGTGTTCGGAACCAGCCGCCGCGCGGTCGCCCAATCAGCCGACGGCATCAGCATGCTGACCTGCGACGTGACCGATGACGCGTCGGTGGCGAAACTGGTCGATGACGTGCTGGCTGCGGCCGGGCGCATCGATCTGCTTGTCAACAACGCCGGCGTGGGCCTGCTCGGCGGCGCGGAGGAGTCCTCGATCGACCAGGCCCGGAGACTGTTCGACGTGAACGTCTTCGGCATTATCCGCGTCACCAACGCGGTGGTGCCGATCATGCGGCGCCAGGGGAAGGGCAGGATCGTCAATGTGAGCTCGGTGCAGGGGATTATCCCGGCTCCCTATTTCGCGCTCTATGCGTCGACCAAGCACGCTGTCGAAGGCTATTCCGATTCGATCGACCACGAACTGCGCCCCTTTGGAATCCGCGTGGCACTGGTCGAGCCCGCCTACACCCGCACCTCATTCGAGGAGAACCTCACCACGCCGGATCGGCCGCTCGCCATCTACGACTCCGCGCGCGCCGGCATGAACGTGGCCGTGCGCAAGGCGATGGAAAAAGGCGATGCGCCCGAAGTGGTCGCCAGCGCCGTTCTGGCGGCCGCGACCGATCCGGCTCCGAAGCGGCGCTATGCGGCCGGGAAAACGGCGCGTCAGGTCAGTCTCCTGCGCCGTTTCGTGCCCGCGTCCGCATTCGACAAGAGCCTGCGAAAGCAAC
It encodes:
- a CDS encoding DUF1778 domain-containing protein — encoded protein: MSALKKSKTVNLRIDPEAHELISRAAEICGKSITAFMTEASVHSAQEELLDQRFIGVSAEVFAEVSERLAAPGVARDRLVRLFESRVDWVD
- the fabF gene encoding beta-ketoacyl-ACP synthase II, with the protein product MRRIVVTGMGAVTPLAADVEASWSRLLFGRSGIRRLADDLVADLPAKVGGMVPSLEEDPESGFDPNAVLAPKDQRKVDRFILFALAAADEALKQAGWRPDTETERLRTATVIASGIGGFPAITEAVRTVDTRGVRRLSPFTVPSFLANLAAGHVSIRHGFKGPLGAPVTACAAGIQAIGDAARLIRANEADIAVCGGTEACINTVSLGGFAAARTLSTSFNHRPDEASRPFDMSRDGFVMGEGAGILVIEELSHALARGARPLAELVGYGTTADAHHVTSGPEDGDGARRAMEIAIAQAGISPREIRHLNAHATSTPIGDLGEMEAIKSVFGRDFAIAVSATKSATGHLLGAAGGIGAIFAILALRDQVAPPTLNLNVPDPAGDGIDFVANRARPMEMDYAIANGFGFGGVNASALFRRFPDGRTV
- a CDS encoding head-tail connector protein, giving the protein MTLYRTVDPAGEPVTLADAKAQLRIAHDSEDALISGLIKAARAEIEAQTGMALIDQSWRLAMDFWPYSGVVRLRRHPVKEILSVTVYGAEGEAAILDPAGYEADLVSRPARLHFMAPPAPERRLNGIEVDFVAGFGEAGTDVPDQLRRAVLLLTAYWYEIRAGHGTVGRPSSIPSGFDRLIAGYRTGRL
- a CDS encoding TetR/AcrR family transcriptional regulator; translated protein: MRVSRTQAAENRETVINVASRLFRERGFDGIGLKDLMKGAGLTQGAFYKQFESKEDLAAQASRRAMESVIHRLSAVADANPQDPLGAVVAFYLSMGHRAERMDGCPIAALGSDAARQGPDVKASFEAGIREYLEMVDGWVGAADGEEPGAKAMAILSTMVGALLLSRAVNDPDLAQGFLNAAAGQVRKAVAA
- a CDS encoding radical SAM protein, yielding MIRKEFQAIFFIQSCATYVNMGMATMMGNIKWRVRQFFWKYFLFDRSYYLTIHSDVRAKNWWSSWRYSSVHYILHGIAEKRASRHTLLGLQTVRGMAAGFRAERDFLLGVCINFRDIDFDRKPKAYVISLAWRSIKIVTKYNIEQSCVIDNNKIHLKWKTDPTSKGKLYLILIVEKRRISRVAIDFVREPYIYSPAVSEYSVPRSICISPVTQCNLNCIHCISRFSRGSVNELSDEHWHEIRSLVKDGEIKAISSDYSGDILFASRRRNPWIDRFIDAGCSLRLTTHGNDLTEEVADRLLKSKLHTINFSLDTMDPSDYQAIRKGGGDHEEVLNKVRMFMRKRNSLRPNLKVILSFVIMKRNIETLFKAIDLAKEIGATFIQGNHLIIMTEDMTEESLALVPVYYNDIARRLHEKARAADVAIMLPEPFRGVAARSGNAPCQFVVGGAFILGNGDIMACCMPGSKMGSLREGTLKEIWNGEKYQSFRMAVNSANPPRICRACPIHRYQNNYRSYAWGLDEKRQIEFEARCLEASRQLRGTEVWNGSGLSEVQDTSADFDASLS
- a CDS encoding phage portal protein: MAWTWPFAGRGRVRPEERREKKAASGFVALHMQGEAAWTRRDYAGLARQGYMLNPVAHRCVRLVAEAAANAPLVLYQGGQELERHPALELLARPNPRQTGAAFMEALAGHLLIAGNAYVEMVEAGEDARELHLLRPDRVSVVEDADGWPAALDYRTGRARRRIALGDEPAALHLSLFHPLDDHYGFAPLEAALMALDTHNAAGRWNKALLDNSARPSGALVYAPKEGGNLSDEQFDRLKAELEQGYSGATHAGRPMLLEGGLDWKAMGLTPKDMDFIEAKNAASRDIALAFGVPPMLLGIPGDNTYANYQEANRAFYRLTVLPMLGRVAAALSAFLSQRLGEDLRIWYDPDGIEGLSLEREALWRRLQSADFITDDEKREAVGYGSRQ
- a CDS encoding phage major capsid protein → MTHDTIAPETKGADISDAFGEFMSAFEAFREANDERIAQIETRFGEDAVTAEKVDRISRAMDEQKRAMDQLLLRKARPALGREAGGGRIVSEHKEAFEAYVRRGDERALQAVDVKAMSYGSGPDGGYLVPEETETEIGKRLASLSPIRSIASVRQVSTAVLKKPFSVAGPASGWVAETAARPQTNASTLSELSFPAMEIYAMPAATASLLEDSAVDLDQWIASEVEAAFAEQEGTAFVTGDGTNKPKGFLAYTTVDDGSWTWGSLGYIATGVDGALPASNPSDRLIDLIYSLRAGYRQNASFVMNRKVQASIRKLKDADGNYLWQPPAGPGARAMLMGFPLVEAEDMPDAAADSLSIAFGDFGRGYLVVDRTGVRVLRDPYSAKPYVLFYTTKRVGGGVQDFNAIKLMKYGVS
- a CDS encoding terminase family protein, translated to MRGRPAQIPTWRSLLPDPPETWLVVGGRGAGKTLLGAEWVNGLVRGFPPYSRRPKYRNVALVGETLADVREVMIDGPSGLRTIARGSRPRFEATRRRLVWDSGAVAQMFSSEDPESLRGPQFDAAWCDEFAKWKNLQATWDMLQFGLRLGEPLQLITTTPRPVKLLKELMAHERVHVTRMRTADNAHNLAASFLAAVKERYGGLRLGRQELDGELVEDRDDALWNRARIEAETAPAGELRRIVVAVDPPASATKRSDACGIVAAGLEADGRAVVLADASAAGLSPLEWAGRAVALYHRLAADCIVAETNQGGDMVGTVIAQVDAGVPVRPVRANRGKWLRAEPVAALYAQSRVRHAERFAALEDEMCDFGPDGLANGRSPDRVDALVWAVSELMLRQRAEPRVRGM
- a CDS encoding GNAT family N-acetyltransferase, yielding MGFRKPTPLTEKHIVEGFESGKPALDAWLRDMALYNQVQGYTRTFVIADEDGKVAGYHAVCAGMIHRNDVSRPVRGHPAPSELPVAVLARLAVTREHQGRGLGPALLKNALLSIVSASQVVAFRGVVVHAIDDDAVKFYKKFHFQETKGMERRLILPCNDIVASLAAVKR
- a CDS encoding DUF6107 family protein, with amino-acid sequence MTDLSHAAWLWAAKALGAVAGSAISIAYILPRGRREAAVRFAVGVVAGLAFGGAAGIKLAAELEISDRLGPVETMLMGSTAASLCAWWAVGFVSRTLAKKPANKPRG
- a CDS encoding HK97 family phage prohead protease is translated as MTVEPARRPVERKFAGVTIEDVEADGGFSGYASLFGKVDLSRDAVEPGAFVRSLRRRGPESVRMLFQHDPNQPIGRWTHIREDARGLFVRGRLTPGVARSREVLALMRAGALDGLSIGFRTVRARKDAGTGVRRILEADLWEISVVTFPMLPEARIDRVKGTGPAGMTRLRQDIARLLRGEAAAMNEARLAERFRRTAQTLQHEEDRIA